From a single Prochlorococcus sp. MIT 0603 genomic region:
- a CDS encoding 2Fe-2S iron-sulfur cluster-binding protein, whose amino-acid sequence MTDKATHKITIYFHGENRKVTMNVPHGENILRYFEEHGHKLPFSCRNGCCTSCAVKIMSGRIDQRDGIGLSHQMQEKGYGLLCIARAIASSEMETQDDDEVYELQFGKYLGSVKNKAGNPFDI is encoded by the coding sequence ATGACTGATAAGGCGACTCACAAAATCACTATTTACTTTCATGGCGAAAATAGAAAGGTAACAATGAATGTGCCTCATGGTGAGAACATTCTTAGATATTTTGAAGAGCATGGCCATAAACTACCTTTTTCCTGTCGAAATGGTTGCTGTACAAGCTGTGCTGTAAAAATTATGTCTGGAAGAATTGATCAAAGAGATGGTATTGGTCTTTCTCATCAAATGCAAGAAAAGGGTTATGGACTTCTATGCATAGCAAGGGCTATAGCATCATCAGAGATGGAAACTCAAGATGATGATGAGGTTTATGAATTACAATTTGGTAAGTATTTAGGATCTGTAAAAAATAAAGCTGGTAACCCTTTTGATATTTAA
- the mfd gene encoding transcription-repair coupling factor — MSLSSLVNKVTSSSLTDEIFERTFRKEKLIINSTSIQSKALISSSLALKANKSLVIIVPTLEEANRWFSILDIMGWSKLHLYPNSEITPFESIPIPSEIIWGQLAVLSSLIFSKDNDLLALICTERALHPHLPNPEILIENSILIKKSSIIDTDNLSNRLSVIGYERVNNTDNEGQWSRRGDIIDIFAVNTELPVRIELFGDTVEKIKEFDPITQRSLDEIETLTITPISIEHLHRNKLSNHSSKNNCSVLDFSLLDYINENSFVVLDQKLQCYSHSNDWINHLDLTYNEYLKSHNNNQSFTLDHLKNNTDVNKIYKKIEEFSSIETSSILDNIDTNNTLDLQSKVLSTYPNQFAKIAELISYYKTNNYSIWILSSQPSRAVALLEEHDCIVKFIPNSNDNNSIKRLLDQKTPIALKVNSNIELEGVNLALWKILIITDKEFFGQQLISSTAFIRRRRRSVSNTVNPVKLKPGDYIVHRNHGIGQFQNIEKFVINNESRDYLLVKYLDGTLRVAADQLSSLGRYRTTSSKSPRLNKLGGATWTKAKERAKKNINKVAIDLIKLYAERSNSKGFAYPADGPWQKELEEAFPYDPTPDQHKAVIEIKADMEKCAPMDRLVCGDVGFGKTEVAIRALFKAITAGKQVAILTPTTVLAQQHWRTLTDRFAAYPIKISLLNRFKSAKERREIKSNLKNGKIDAIVGTHLLLSKQIEFKDLGLLVVDEEQRFGVTQKEKIKLLKKNIDVLTLTATPIPRTLYMSLSGVREMSLITTPPPLRRAIKTHLVNKDDEIIRSAISQEISRGGQVFYVVPRINGITQVADLIVKMIPNIKLLIAHGQMDEGDLESAMIAFNAGDADLMLCTTIIESGLDIPKVNTILIEDAHTFGLSQLYQLRGRVGRSGIQAHAWLFYPREKELSDKAFARLKAIKDFSQLGSGYQLAMRDMEIRGVGNLIGYEQSGQMAAIGFDMYMEILHESIAEIQGQTIPIVEETKVDLPITAFIPSTWITDNEDKLEAYKKASECETAEKLLDIIASWIDKYGTLPKPVESLVLIIRLKIQTKQLGFSRVKFRKPNIIMETLMTQSTFNCLKRGLHSNLQSRLIFNKGSSFSEVTFRGLGLLPTGELIETLINWLSLMAQQIPLLEKETNDSIKNLIIK, encoded by the coding sequence ATGTCTCTTTCATCGTTAGTTAATAAGGTTACTAGTTCTTCTTTAACTGATGAAATCTTTGAAAGAACTTTTAGAAAAGAAAAGCTAATTATCAATTCTACTTCTATACAATCAAAAGCTTTAATAAGCTCTTCCTTAGCTCTAAAGGCTAATAAATCACTAGTTATTATAGTACCAACATTAGAGGAAGCAAATAGATGGTTTTCAATATTAGATATAATGGGTTGGTCAAAATTACATTTATATCCCAATTCAGAAATAACACCATTTGAATCTATCCCTATACCTAGTGAAATAATATGGGGTCAATTAGCAGTGCTTAGCTCATTAATCTTCTCTAAGGATAATGATCTATTAGCACTTATTTGCACAGAAAGGGCTTTACACCCTCACTTGCCAAATCCTGAAATACTTATAGAAAATAGCATATTAATTAAAAAAAGTTCTATAATTGATACAGACAATCTATCTAATAGATTATCTGTCATAGGTTACGAAAGAGTTAACAATACAGATAATGAAGGCCAATGGAGCAGACGAGGAGACATTATAGATATATTTGCAGTAAATACTGAGCTTCCCGTTAGGATAGAGCTATTTGGAGACACAGTAGAAAAAATAAAGGAATTTGATCCTATAACTCAAAGATCATTAGATGAAATTGAAACATTAACTATTACACCAATATCTATTGAGCATTTACATCGTAACAAACTCTCAAATCACAGCTCCAAAAATAATTGTAGTGTTTTAGACTTTTCTTTGTTGGATTATATTAACGAAAATTCTTTCGTTGTTCTAGATCAAAAATTGCAATGTTATTCACACTCAAATGACTGGATAAATCACTTAGATCTAACATATAATGAGTATCTCAAATCTCATAATAACAACCAATCATTCACTCTAGATCACCTTAAAAATAACACTGATGTAAACAAGATATATAAAAAAATTGAAGAATTTTCAAGTATTGAGACATCATCAATTCTTGATAATATCGATACTAATAATACTTTAGATCTACAATCCAAGGTTCTCTCTACTTACCCAAATCAATTTGCTAAAATTGCAGAATTAATAAGCTATTACAAAACTAACAATTATTCAATTTGGATTCTCTCATCTCAGCCATCTAGAGCAGTAGCTTTGTTAGAAGAACATGATTGTATAGTTAAATTTATACCCAATTCCAATGATAATAATAGTATTAAAAGATTACTTGACCAGAAAACACCTATTGCACTGAAAGTAAATTCCAATATTGAGTTAGAAGGAGTCAATTTAGCACTCTGGAAGATACTTATCATAACTGATAAGGAATTCTTTGGTCAACAGCTAATATCTTCTACAGCATTTATCAGGCGACGAAGACGGTCAGTTAGTAATACAGTTAATCCAGTTAAATTGAAGCCCGGAGATTATATAGTTCATAGAAATCATGGAATAGGACAATTTCAAAATATTGAAAAATTTGTAATTAACAATGAAAGTAGGGATTACTTATTAGTGAAATATCTAGACGGAACATTAAGAGTAGCTGCTGATCAGTTAAGTTCTCTTGGAAGATATAGAACAACTAGCTCCAAAAGTCCTAGGTTAAATAAATTAGGAGGCGCTACATGGACAAAAGCAAAGGAAAGAGCTAAAAAAAATATTAATAAAGTTGCTATAGACTTAATTAAATTATATGCAGAACGGTCTAATAGTAAAGGTTTTGCTTATCCTGCAGATGGTCCATGGCAAAAGGAATTAGAAGAAGCATTCCCTTACGACCCAACACCAGATCAACATAAAGCTGTTATAGAAATAAAGGCAGATATGGAAAAATGTGCACCAATGGATAGATTAGTTTGTGGTGATGTCGGTTTTGGTAAAACAGAGGTTGCAATAAGAGCATTGTTTAAAGCTATAACCGCAGGAAAACAAGTTGCAATACTTACACCCACAACTGTTCTTGCACAGCAACACTGGCGAACTCTTACGGATCGATTTGCTGCTTATCCAATCAAAATATCATTACTAAATAGATTTAAATCTGCAAAGGAGAGAAGAGAGATTAAGTCTAATTTAAAGAATGGCAAAATAGATGCAATTGTTGGCACACATTTACTATTATCAAAACAAATTGAATTTAAAGATCTAGGCCTTTTGGTCGTAGACGAAGAGCAACGCTTTGGCGTAACTCAAAAAGAAAAGATTAAACTACTTAAGAAGAATATTGATGTTCTAACACTTACAGCGACGCCAATTCCTAGAACCCTTTATATGAGTTTGTCTGGAGTCAGAGAAATGAGTTTAATAACTACCCCACCACCTCTAAGAAGAGCTATCAAAACACATTTAGTTAACAAAGATGATGAAATAATAAGAAGTGCTATTTCTCAAGAAATCAGCAGAGGAGGACAAGTCTTTTATGTAGTCCCACGAATCAATGGAATCACTCAAGTTGCAGATCTAATAGTAAAGATGATACCAAATATAAAATTACTTATCGCACATGGTCAGATGGACGAAGGTGATTTGGAAAGTGCCATGATTGCATTTAATGCTGGCGATGCTGATCTTATGTTATGTACAACAATTATAGAAAGTGGCTTAGATATACCAAAAGTGAATACTATATTAATAGAAGATGCACATACATTTGGTTTATCTCAGTTATATCAACTTAGAGGAAGAGTTGGCCGAAGTGGAATACAAGCACACGCATGGTTATTTTATCCCAGAGAGAAAGAATTAAGTGACAAAGCTTTCGCTAGATTAAAAGCCATAAAAGACTTTAGTCAACTTGGTAGTGGTTACCAATTAGCAATGAGAGATATGGAGATTAGAGGCGTTGGAAATCTAATTGGATATGAGCAAAGTGGTCAAATGGCCGCTATAGGTTTTGATATGTATATGGAAATTTTACATGAATCTATTGCTGAAATTCAAGGTCAAACAATACCGATTGTAGAAGAAACAAAGGTTGACCTACCCATAACGGCCTTTATACCATCAACATGGATTACAGATAATGAAGACAAGCTAGAAGCTTATAAAAAAGCCTCGGAATGCGAGACAGCAGAAAAACTATTAGACATAATAGCTTCATGGATTGATAAATATGGGACTCTTCCCAAGCCAGTTGAATCTTTAGTCTTAATAATCAGATTAAAGATTCAAACAAAGCAACTTGGCTTTTCTCGAGTTAAATTCAGGAAACCTAATATAATTATGGAAACATTAATGACTCAGTCAACATTTAATTGTCTAAAAAGAGGTTTACATTCTAATCTACAATCTAGATTGATTTTCAACAAAGGGTCATCTTTTTCAGAAGTAACATTTAGAGGATTGGGTCTGTTACCTACGGGGGAATTAATAGAAACCCTAATCAATTGGTTATCACTAATGGCACAACAGATACCATTGCTTGAAAAGGAAACAAATGATTCAATTAAAAACCTAATAATAAAATAA
- a CDS encoding DUF2996 domain-containing protein, which translates to MNDNISSSKAPETTALKKKIPKLEDKPFHEFINSHLIPTIQKELKARGCPIDTLILKKDQRPVVGGECWIVFGQFPNGRRFWITFNSDSITSQKNISLSETSVLPSSLESFLIDEKKITLKLITSRFLQRLNGQKWLGIN; encoded by the coding sequence ATGAATGATAATATTTCTTCTAGCAAGGCTCCAGAAACTACTGCTTTAAAAAAAAAGATACCTAAGCTAGAGGATAAACCTTTTCACGAATTCATAAATTCTCATCTTATCCCGACTATTCAAAAAGAACTGAAGGCACGAGGCTGCCCTATAGATACTCTTATTCTAAAAAAAGATCAACGTCCTGTAGTGGGGGGAGAATGTTGGATTGTTTTTGGACAGTTTCCTAATGGAAGAAGATTTTGGATAACGTTTAACTCAGACAGTATTACTTCACAAAAAAACATATCACTATCAGAAACTTCAGTTTTACCAAGTTCACTTGAATCATTTCTGATAGATGAAAAAAAAATCACCCTCAAATTAATAACCTCGAGGTTTTTGCAGCGTTTGAATGGTCAGAAATGGTTAGGTATCAACTAA
- a CDS encoding TldD/PmbA family protein, translating to MDSNFKRNLENLLNYGISAGADFVEIFVESTDSIGLLAEQDTVTSVNPSLGKGVGIRAFLGTKDGFVSTNDLSEQGLRFALDQALGMLGLEKISIIDTTFSGLKAINDYGLEKRKIMNECPSLKDISAKMLEATYFLLKNGKHISVRRGSYSKTKQEVIVAGSDGTYARDIRLYQSIGLNVLALDKDYRSSIGRRIGTEGKPSSLLDWDSEQAANEINESAEKMLYAKYVSAGQKPVVLANKFGGVIFHEACGHLLETTQIERGTTPFENKLNQRIANKAVTAVDEGLTDGAFGSIAMDDEGMETQKTILIQDGVLKRFLSDRAGQIRTGHNRTGSGRRQSYSFAAASRMRNTFIDKGPYTPKQLIESIDDGIYCKSMGGGSVGATGQFNFSVEEGYLIKNGKLRDPVKGATLIGEAVDIMPRISMCANDLELAPGFCGSVSGNINVTVGQPHIKVDSITIGGR from the coding sequence ATAGACTCTAATTTCAAGAGAAATCTAGAAAATCTACTTAATTATGGAATCTCTGCAGGGGCTGATTTTGTAGAGATTTTTGTTGAAAGCACTGATAGCATTGGCTTACTAGCAGAACAAGATACTGTAACTAGTGTTAATCCCTCATTAGGGAAGGGTGTTGGCATAAGAGCTTTTTTAGGGACTAAGGATGGCTTTGTCTCAACAAATGACCTTTCTGAACAAGGGCTAAGATTTGCCCTTGATCAAGCACTAGGGATGCTTGGATTAGAAAAAATATCGATTATAGATACTACATTCTCTGGCTTGAAAGCTATTAATGACTATGGATTAGAGAAACGTAAAATTATGAATGAATGTCCAAGTCTTAAAGATATATCTGCAAAAATGCTTGAAGCTACATATTTTTTACTAAAGAATGGGAAGCATATAAGTGTTAGGAGAGGTAGTTATTCAAAAACAAAACAGGAAGTTATTGTTGCTGGAAGTGATGGAACTTATGCAAGAGATATACGTTTATATCAATCAATTGGTTTAAATGTATTAGCACTAGATAAAGATTATAGATCAAGTATTGGTAGAAGAATTGGAACTGAAGGCAAACCATCTTCACTATTAGATTGGGATTCAGAACAAGCAGCGAATGAAATAAATGAGAGTGCCGAAAAAATGCTCTATGCGAAATACGTTTCAGCTGGTCAAAAGCCTGTGGTTTTAGCTAATAAATTTGGTGGTGTTATTTTTCATGAGGCATGTGGACATTTACTTGAAACAACTCAAATCGAAAGGGGAACTACGCCATTCGAAAATAAATTAAATCAAAGAATTGCAAATAAAGCTGTTACGGCAGTAGATGAGGGACTTACAGATGGAGCATTTGGTTCAATAGCTATGGATGATGAAGGTATGGAAACACAGAAAACTATACTTATACAGGACGGCGTATTAAAAAGGTTTCTTAGTGATAGAGCTGGCCAAATACGTACAGGACATAACCGTACAGGAAGTGGAAGGAGACAAAGCTATTCATTTGCTGCAGCAAGTCGTATGAGAAATACTTTTATAGACAAAGGTCCATATACCCCTAAACAATTAATTGAAAGCATAGATGATGGTATTTATTGCAAATCAATGGGTGGGGGAAGCGTAGGAGCAACAGGTCAATTCAATTTTTCAGTTGAAGAAGGCTATTTGATAAAGAATGGAAAACTTAGAGATCCTGTAAAAGGTGCAACTTTAATCGGAGAGGCTGTTGACATAATGCCTCGAATATCAATGTGTGCAAATGATCTTGAACTTGCACCAGGTTTTTGTGGATCAGTAAGTGGAAATATCAATGTCACAGTGGGCCAACCACATATAAAAGTTGATTCAATTACAATCGGGGGTCGATAA
- the fmt gene encoding methionyl-tRNA formyltransferase, with protein MNIVFWGTPQFSVGILKALLDSKHNIIAVVTQPDKKRRRGQQQCPSPIKEIALQRNIRIFTPIKVKDDLEMKKELKSLKADIYIVVAFGQILPLEILSLPRLGCWNIHTSLLPKWRGAAPIQWSLIKGEKETGVAIMLMEEGLDTGPILIEKKVPITKFDNALFLSDKLCKISSELIIKALKIIVTNHIDNIEDINLIQQSSTGREISIARKISKEDYLIEWNKPAIVIHNKIRGLYPNAYSYIGNKRVKILSSIPISSDSAQYKDAKLQEYKDEGKYIDIKPGYAVGILKGSGIIIKASEGLLLITGIKIEGKNEASENSLIQQIAFNRKINTINFSNYTN; from the coding sequence ATGAATATAGTATTTTGGGGAACACCTCAATTCTCTGTAGGCATTTTAAAAGCATTATTAGATAGTAAACACAATATAATTGCTGTAGTAACTCAACCTGATAAGAAAAGACGCCGAGGTCAGCAACAATGTCCATCACCTATAAAAGAAATAGCCTTACAAAGAAACATACGAATTTTTACACCAATTAAGGTAAAAGATGACTTGGAAATGAAAAAAGAACTCAAATCCTTGAAGGCAGATATTTACATAGTAGTAGCTTTTGGTCAAATTTTACCGTTAGAGATTTTAAGTCTACCAAGGTTAGGCTGCTGGAATATACATACCTCATTATTACCAAAATGGAGAGGAGCGGCACCTATTCAGTGGAGCTTAATAAAAGGAGAAAAAGAAACAGGAGTTGCAATAATGTTAATGGAGGAAGGACTTGACACTGGACCCATATTAATAGAGAAAAAGGTCCCAATAACAAAATTTGATAATGCTCTTTTTTTATCAGATAAGCTTTGCAAAATATCCTCTGAATTAATAATTAAAGCATTAAAGATTATAGTTACTAATCACATAGATAACATAGAAGATATCAATCTAATACAACAAAGTAGTACTGGGAGAGAAATATCTATTGCAAGAAAGATATCAAAAGAAGACTATCTGATAGAGTGGAATAAACCAGCTATCGTTATACATAACAAAATTAGAGGATTATACCCTAATGCCTATAGCTATATAGGGAATAAAAGGGTAAAGATATTATCATCAATTCCTATTAGTTCTGATTCAGCACAATATAAAGATGCAAAGTTGCAAGAATATAAAGATGAAGGCAAGTATATAGATATAAAACCAGGATACGCAGTTGGAATATTAAAGGGTTCAGGAATAATAATCAAGGCATCAGAGGGTTTGCTATTGATAACTGGTATAAAAATTGAGGGTAAAAATGAAGCCAGCGAAAATTCATTAATACAGCAAATAGCATTTAATAGAAAAATTAATACAATAAATTTTTCTAATTATACTAACTAA
- a CDS encoding TerC family protein has translation MDSASLNFFSPILDGIDHWSELAPLLPVLILLELILSADNAVALASLTKTLNNIELQRRSLNIGITISLVFRIILILCANFIIKYSAVQIIASIYLLIIVLNKFTFTSDSQSDVTQDLNNSKTSFLRITLLLALTDLAFSIDSVTAAVAISDQLLLVITGAIIGVVALRFTADYFIRWLKIFINLENAGYLAVALVAIKLIAEVVFNDYKSFEYCFYCLLVIVFFWGFSQKNSIDDIS, from the coding sequence ATGGATTCTGCATCGCTTAATTTCTTCTCTCCGATACTTGATGGGATTGACCATTGGAGCGAGTTGGCGCCATTGTTACCTGTATTAATTCTTTTAGAGTTAATTTTATCCGCAGATAATGCAGTAGCTCTGGCTTCTTTAACTAAGACTTTAAATAATATTGAACTACAAAGAAGATCACTAAATATTGGAATAACAATATCCTTAGTATTTCGCATCATATTGATACTATGTGCTAATTTTATTATCAAATATTCAGCTGTTCAGATTATAGCTTCCATTTATTTACTTATTATTGTCCTCAATAAGTTTACCTTTACATCAGATAGTCAATCAGATGTTACTCAAGATTTAAATAATTCTAAAACATCTTTTCTTCGTATAACTTTATTATTAGCATTAACTGATCTGGCATTTTCCATTGACAGTGTAACCGCAGCAGTAGCTATAAGTGATCAACTTCTTCTTGTTATAACTGGAGCCATAATAGGTGTGGTTGCTTTAAGATTTACAGCCGATTATTTCATTAGATGGTTGAAAATTTTTATAAACCTAGAAAATGCTGGTTATCTAGCTGTTGCATTAGTAGCTATAAAACTAATAGCTGAAGTTGTTTTTAATGATTACAAATCATTTGAATATTGTTTCTATTGTTTATTAGTGATTGTATTTTTCTGGGGCTTCTCACAAAAAAATTCTATTGATGATATTAGTTAG
- a CDS encoding TldD/PmbA family protein yields MREKNQLIDKTGLRDTLSKLSKEINISKWDLGASIGKDISVQIQKGSPKQVKASQKSSITIRVWNSNNAVGITSTTDLSELGLKKALNSALLASNYGNIRESPEFSITSKNKLPVLDRPIRQQIGVKRLLDSLIRAENDLLNKHKAIEGVPYNGFGETQYERVYINSDGALRHMESTQASLYLYARAQEEGKKPRSSGSIRVDYGATDIDIDNCVEEAANKTLDHLNYHPIKTGKYLICFKPEAFLDLISSFSNIYNARSILDGLSLSNKDSLGEKISSDILSLNDNGLHVANYGSCSFDGEGTPTQDISIIDSGILVNFIHSEATARLLNSLPTGHAGLGAKVSVSPDWPVINKSKKSIAKYPHLNHKLTTNEFILVENLNALHAGIKPSQGSFSLPFDGWHVRNGEKVSIESATIAGDFRALLKNIVQIEGQQINTHQGVSPHVWIEELAITGDL; encoded by the coding sequence ATGAGGGAAAAAAACCAATTAATAGACAAAACTGGATTGAGAGATACTCTCTCAAAATTGTCTAAAGAAATTAATATAAGCAAATGGGATCTAGGAGCTTCTATTGGCAAGGATATTTCTGTACAAATTCAAAAGGGGAGCCCGAAGCAGGTCAAAGCCTCTCAAAAGAGTTCAATAACAATTAGGGTTTGGAATTCAAACAATGCAGTTGGTATAACAAGTACAACTGACCTCTCAGAGTTAGGCTTAAAAAAAGCTCTTAATAGTGCTTTATTAGCTAGTAATTATGGCAATATAAGAGAATCTCCAGAGTTCTCTATCACATCTAAGAATAAATTACCAGTACTAGATAGGCCCATTAGACAACAAATAGGAGTGAAAAGGCTCCTGGATAGTTTAATAAGAGCAGAAAATGATCTTTTAAATAAACATAAAGCCATAGAAGGAGTCCCATATAATGGTTTTGGAGAAACTCAATATGAACGGGTATATATTAATAGTGATGGAGCATTACGTCATATGGAAAGTACACAAGCAAGTCTATATTTATATGCTAGAGCACAGGAAGAAGGTAAGAAGCCTAGAAGTTCAGGTTCGATAAGAGTTGATTATGGTGCTACAGATATTGATATAGATAATTGTGTAGAAGAAGCTGCAAATAAGACCTTAGATCATCTTAATTATCATCCAATTAAAACAGGTAAATATCTTATATGCTTTAAACCAGAAGCATTTCTTGATCTTATATCGTCTTTTAGCAATATCTATAATGCAAGATCAATACTTGATGGTCTTAGCCTTTCTAATAAGGATTCATTAGGTGAAAAAATATCTAGTGATATATTATCCCTAAATGATAATGGCTTACATGTTGCAAATTATGGTTCATGTAGTTTTGATGGAGAAGGAACACCTACTCAAGATATATCTATAATAGATTCAGGAATATTAGTTAATTTTATTCATTCGGAGGCAACTGCTAGATTGCTTAATTCATTACCTACAGGACATGCTGGTTTAGGTGCTAAAGTATCAGTATCACCAGATTGGCCTGTAATAAATAAATCAAAAAAATCGATAGCAAAATATCCTCATTTAAATCACAAATTGACAACTAACGAGTTTATTCTTGTAGAGAATCTAAACGCCTTACATGCAGGTATAAAACCAAGTCAAGGTTCATTTTCTCTCCCCTTTGATGGATGGCATGTAAGAAATGGAGAAAAGGTTTCTATAGAGTCAGCTACTATAGCTGGCGATTTTAGAGCCTTATTAAAAAACATAGTTCAAATAGAAGGACAGCAAATAAATACTCATCAGGGAGTTTCACCACATGTATGGATCGAAGAATTAGCCATAACTGGTGATTTATGA
- the acsF gene encoding magnesium-protoporphyrin IX monomethyl ester (oxidative) cyclase, with product MTSATSEALGGLARNELPPHLDENLLTPRFYTTEFEKAAKTDLEIARKDFEAMFKEMEADYNLKHFDRKASLERLQDLSPEDKSIYESYLVRSVVSEFSGFLLFKEISNRFKKAGRPELGQFFTFLARDEARHAGFLGRALKTEGINVDLPNLPKKRAATFFPLSWVLYSLYLSEKIGYWRYILINRHLNEHPEKVCAPLFDFFEPWCQDENRHGDCINMMMRCWPGMTKGFRGKILSRFFLWTVFLTHTLTVCERGDFYKLLGIDPILFDEEVIIQTNNTSKNAFPWVYNFDDGKFLKLRIEILNAFKTWRKESGLKKPLALAKFVSLILRQFVLPMEKTNAVRYGH from the coding sequence ATGACCAGTGCAACTTCAGAGGCTCTTGGAGGATTAGCTAGGAATGAGCTTCCCCCTCATCTAGACGAAAATCTGCTCACTCCAAGATTTTATACAACTGAATTTGAAAAAGCAGCAAAGACAGATCTTGAGATAGCTCGAAAAGACTTTGAAGCTATGTTTAAAGAGATGGAAGCTGACTATAATTTAAAGCACTTTGATAGGAAGGCATCTCTAGAAAGACTTCAAGACTTGTCTCCTGAAGATAAATCCATTTACGAGAGCTATTTGGTTCGCTCTGTAGTATCAGAGTTTTCAGGATTTTTACTTTTCAAAGAAATATCTAATAGATTTAAAAAAGCTGGTCGACCTGAACTTGGACAGTTTTTCACCTTTTTAGCAAGAGATGAAGCACGTCATGCAGGATTCCTTGGCAGAGCTTTAAAAACAGAGGGTATTAATGTTGATCTGCCAAATCTACCTAAAAAAAGAGCTGCTACATTCTTTCCATTGAGTTGGGTTCTTTATTCACTTTATTTATCTGAGAAAATTGGTTATTGGAGGTATATCCTTATCAATAGACACTTAAATGAACATCCAGAAAAGGTATGTGCACCATTATTTGACTTTTTTGAGCCTTGGTGCCAAGACGAAAATCGCCATGGTGATTGTATAAATATGATGATGCGTTGTTGGCCAGGAATGACAAAGGGGTTTAGAGGTAAGATTTTAAGTAGATTTTTCCTATGGACAGTTTTCTTAACTCATACACTCACAGTATGTGAAAGAGGGGATTTCTATAAACTTTTAGGAATAGATCCTATCTTATTTGACGAAGAAGTAATTATTCAGACAAATAACACTTCTAAGAATGCATTCCCTTGGGTTTACAATTTTGATGATGGTAAATTTTTAAAACTGAGAATCGAGATTCTTAACGCATTTAAAACATGGAGAAAAGAAAGTGGCCTTAAAAAGCCTTTAGCACTTGCAAAATTTGTATCCTTAATTTTAAGACAATTTGTATTACCTATGGAAAAAACAAATGCTGTTAGATATGGACATTAA
- the petP gene encoding cytochrome b6-f complex subunit PetP translates to MIKDTSTLTEGQVLKVDLTNLNDRLPKKLIHMLKKDPIGKLIGYKMVDGNQFGFVLKLNIGIIQWFFADEISKVD, encoded by the coding sequence TTGATCAAGGATACATCAACACTTACAGAAGGACAGGTTCTTAAAGTAGATCTAACCAACTTAAACGATCGCTTGCCTAAAAAACTCATTCATATGCTAAAAAAAGATCCAATAGGTAAGTTAATAGGATATAAGATGGTAGATGGCAATCAATTCGGATTTGTATTAAAGTTAAATATAGGTATTATACAATGGTTCTTCGCAGATGAAATATCAAAAGTTGATTAA
- a CDS encoding DoxX family membrane protein: MTDRASRLFSFIGRAFLSTTFVVAIPNKISRYQYLLNDIVQKDIPSYFAHILLSLGIASLGIGSILLLSSKKQRLGSLILIVYLTLSIFTFYLYPFAPQRFFISIGLLGGLLLSLSMSLNQTKTIGSLSVEQFIQLAKLSIINLFR, translated from the coding sequence ATGACTGATAGGGCATCAAGGTTATTTTCTTTCATTGGAAGAGCTTTTCTATCAACAACCTTTGTTGTAGCAATACCAAATAAAATTAGTCGATATCAGTATCTTTTGAATGATATTGTCCAAAAGGACATACCGTCATATTTTGCACATATCTTGTTGTCATTAGGCATTGCATCATTAGGAATAGGATCAATTTTACTCCTTTCAAGCAAAAAGCAGAGATTAGGATCTCTAATCCTTATAGTTTATTTGACCTTATCTATTTTTACATTTTACTTATATCCATTTGCACCACAAAGATTTTTTATAAGTATTGGATTGTTAGGTGGCCTGCTTTTATCATTATCAATGTCATTAAATCAAACTAAAACAATTGGCTCTTTATCTGTAGAGCAATTTATTCAGTTGGCTAAACTTTCTATTATTAATCTATTCCGTTAG